A stretch of Babylonia areolata isolate BAREFJ2019XMU chromosome 23, ASM4173473v1, whole genome shotgun sequence DNA encodes these proteins:
- the LOC143298063 gene encoding uncharacterized protein LOC143298063: MPLAVRTIEPVYLGRRPLREEEKGEDVVQVAITQNAVLGALVQLASLVRHADDLFCDLADECQRVFDHTERIIHRVKRIKEGVGRLDSKKVPIPLGDLKRFSTVQDHHVSRHGFECSFFSSASRPHCVRDRYSLCEVTPVGVLRGADLYRKDGMRSSNLFKLWPVVLREHQVKTPDLNLPRKQGKAMTFNKKYKRLAQRPRTVHGTENLDLSEHAEHAESGAGSGEGLSRSQPSILVAVDTSGLGFHRMSSFRRSLKGTASLDRKKGRRRTVSGVPDQIMREIHVFERGKRHPRSTPRDYSFDDLDTPPEVVRDESMLRYMHELDAKMEEKAQQQRASRETKLLRYLPCRRARSLPRCVKAGEEEDEDDGTYGVMLFEQDGPPSRNKRKSIATAASGSRSSSLSLGSTGASSTSAASSRATKRSSIIGNKIRSFVAGTLRPRPKSLDLDSIDVLGNDADNEDDSSCGGADSARASKTSLQRLFSPSVPDDIAGLASSSSPSPRESSSQQQQVGPGTYYYFNSSTLPRAQARKYDFPWESLPKDWTTSVKLREISKRRREERNSSSGNWSGSSNRQSLDSARSSTLPSSTSQYSLGRDSGRDSPSGGDDRDANEQAAKDSGISTFMPLTSRSPGDTEHWLASLARRAAAREDAAAGGADVTGSLTRLSQLTKQNIQALESTFTPPHRTLLRLEEELSSVHSLDQDGFYTSFHNDSGLRHSAGALLDNDDDNDDDGSGGGCGDFKPMRKAHSTLSMGSSNTIDSVIFRPLGGGGGEGPGEEKSASAQGSGAVKLRPPPPLRCGSRLSSTSSLVEAQETLKSVGEALAAADVSTSAKDSSTTLTVSSAAQGESSQSESDQETIYSRLRAKTKITARSIPSWCLISDEDSTDSSSMCLSRAPSASLLKGRHGDVAVPTSLTDGGCAVLGGDGKGGEGCDTVFSCSTLPRRYLESKVWEEDAADHCNSWPRSRRSHQPPPSVGILKRDKSPAESLKPKTLNFAPVVNMFDQHTQQGVEIPLHPASSTSSSSSVDCSSDASAKKKTTAFRLSLPLSARLHSKSASQGDSNLQSTVKECESQSSQGAHPRALTKQVSAPSSQLYAVSEVTGVGSRSSGSSGRSVSSSESSLPSLSDCGQGGYLDMSAGLGHRSRDTLSSSSSAAALSDVDGDSSLTYVSMSSGRSTPSTSTLTLGPGDQATPTNSPRLQHDTYRVSPVTLAGPPPKHPPLPSSSFSSSGGPGRQSPPGSSHPPASSSSSSSRSNSLTPTGRQSLGSFSASASTQAVPASWVVGRGSNRTPSEDSGFSSPTTPTTAGAGTHHLHYHHHHHPAHSAKDVTPLTTRLHDTDVVGKEGGVYSDDPRKVRTSTPPSQLSIGQKHEPLRVSQTLDARTPTSDLYRAAAPNELHQTSRPGGDGSVRPKTRSQSVAETTAGLGPPSRSQSQQRTCLSKSLSCPTGVAAEAVGVTRADSYRNAVRNTQGIVGDVATRNSSYRLATRDDDPWSDDRMDAANTWGGRRASGSRDTRRMGITDIDQLKCYDSDSSSGRTSSSSSSLSAKHPSSSSSSSSKGFAGIHSSRKKMKPEVQNLLRADKTPSPEVKRMTKVSGKGAKDKDKAKTTSSTYIRFDPIFEQGDDMYSSTDTLRAESVEMIASEDGYLMGEKVVGHLPPGKVKGKKPVDEKAVMSILDSIKTTIRSMSGGGKSSADKDSWKYEGGV; the protein is encoded by the exons CGTTGGGGGACCTGAAGCGGTTCAGCACCGTGCAGGACCACCACGTGTCCAGGCATGGCTTCGAGTGCTCCTTCTTCAGCTCCGCCTCCCGGCCCCACTGCGTCAGGGACCGCTACTCGCTGTGCGAGGTCACTCCGGTGGGGGTCCTCCGGGGGGCCGACCTGTACCGGAAGGACGGCATGAGGAGCTCCAACCTCTTCAAGCTCTGGCCCGTAGTCCTTCGGGAGCACCAGGTCAAGACGCCCGACCTGAACTTGCCCAggaagcag GGCAAGGCTATGACGTTCAACAAGAAGTACAAGCGGCTGGCCCAGCGACCCAGGACAGTGCACGGCACGGAGAACCTGGACCTCTCCGAGCACGCGGAGCACGCCGAGTCCGGGGCGGGCAGTGGCGAAGGTCTGTCCAGGTCCCAGCCGTCCATCCTGGTTGCCGTGGACACCTCGGGGTTGGGCTTCCACCGCATGTCCTCCTTCCGACGGTCCCTAAAGGGCACTGCCTCGCTGGACCGGAAGAAGGGGCGGCGGCGGACGGTGTCGGGCGTGCCGGACCAGATCATGCGCGAGATCCACGTGTTCGAGCGCGGGAAGCGGCACCCGCGCAGCACGCCCCGAGACTACAGCTTCGACGACCTGGACACGCCCCCTGAAGTTGTTCGTGACGAGTCCATGCTGCGCTACATGCACGAGCTGGACGCcaagatggaggagaag GCCCAGCAGCAGCGAGCCAGCCGCGAGACCAAGCTGCTCAGGTACCTGCCGTGCCGGCGGGCCCGCTCCCTGCCCCGCTGTGTCAAggccggggaggaggaggacgaagacgacGGCACGTACGGCGTGATGCTGTTCGAGCAGGACGGCCCGCCCTCCAGAAACAAGCGCAAGTCCATCGCCACGGCGGCCAGCGGCTCGCGCAGCAGCTCGCTCAGCCTGGGCAGCACGGGCGCCTCGTCCACCTCTGCCGCCTCCAGCCGGGCCACCAAGCGTTCGAGCATCATCGGGAACAAGATCCGGTCTTTCGTCGCCGGCACCCTGCGGCCCCGTCCCAAGTCTTTGGACTTGGACTCCATCGACGTTCTGGGCAACGACGCCGACAACGAGGACGACAGCAGCTGCGGCGGCGCCGACAGTGCCCGCGCCAGCAAGACGAGCCTGCAGCGGCTGTTCTCGCCCAGCGTGCCTGACGACATTGCCGGCCTGGCCAGCTCCTCCTCCCCGTCACCGCGGGAGTCCTCCTCCCAGCAGCAGCAGGTGGGGCCGGGGACCTACTACTACTTCAACAGCAGCACGCTGCCGCGGGCGCAGGCCCGTAAGTACGACTTCCCCTGGGAGTCGCTGCCCAAGGACTGGACCACCTCCGTCAAGCTGAGGGAGATCTCCAAGCGGCGGCGGGAGGAGAGGAACTCCTCTTCTG ggaacTGGAGCGGCAGCAGCAACCGTCAGTCGCTCGACTCGGCCcgttcctccaccctcccctcctccacctcgcAGTACTCCCTGGGGAGGGACTCTGGCCGTGACTCCCCGTCTGGGGGGGATGACAG GGATGCGAACGAGCAGGCGGCCAAGGACTCCGGCATCTCCACCTTCATGCCCCTCACCTCCCGGTCCCCCGGCGACACGGAGCATTGGCTGGCCTCCCTCGCCAGACGGGCCGCCGCCAGAGAGGACGCGGCGGCGGGCGGCGCCGACGTCACGGGGTCCCTGACGAGGCTGTCCCAGCTGACGAAGCAGAACATCCAGGCCCTGGAGAGCACCTTCACCCCCCCGCACCGGACCCTCCTGCGCCTGGAGGAGGAGCTGTCGTCGGTCCACTCTCTGGACCAGGACGGCTTCTACACCTCTTTCCACAACGACAGCGGTCTCAGGCACAGCGCCGGAGCTCTTctcgacaacgacgatgacaacgacgacgatggtagtggtggtggttgtggtgacttCAAGCCCATGAGGAAAGCTCACAGCACGCTGAGCATGGGCAGCAGCAACACCATCGACAGCGTCATCTTCCGGCccctgggagggggagggggggagggtccaGGGGAGGAGAAGTCCGCCAGTGCCCAAGGAAGCGGTGCTGTCAAGCttcggccccctccccccctgaggTGCGGCAGTCGGCTGAGCAGCACGAGCAGTCTGGTTGAGGCTCAGGAGACGCTCAAGAGTGTCGGGGAGGCGCTGGCCGCCGCGGACGTGTCCACCTCGGCCAAggactcctccaccaccctcaccgtcAGCAGCGCCGCACAAGGCGAGTCGTCCCAGTCCGAGTCGGACCAGGAGACCATCTACTCTCGGCTGCGAGCGAAGACGAAGATCACGGCTCGCTCCATCCCGTCGTGGTGCCTGATCAGTGACGAAGACAGCACGGACAGCTCCAGCATGTGTCTGAGCAGGGCTCCCTCCGCCTCGCTGCTGAAGGGTCGTCATGGCGACGTGGCTGTCCCCACATCTCTGACAGAcggtggctgtgctgtgctggggggcgatggaaagggaggagagggatgtgACACAGTGTTCAGCTGCAGCACGCTGCCGCGACGCTACCTGGAGTCCAAGGTGTGGGAGGAGGACGCGGCTGACCACTGCAACTCGTGGCCACGCTCCCGGCGTTCTCACCAGCCCCCTCCTTCCGTGGGGATCCTCAAGAGGGACAAGTCCCCGGCAGAGTCCTTGAAGCCAAAGACTCTCAACTTCGCTCCCGTGGTCAACATGTTTGACCAGCACACGCAGCAGGGTGTTGAAATCCCTCTGCACCCAGcttcgtccacctcctcctcttcctccgtggACTGCAGCAGCGACGCCTCGGCGAAGAAGAAGACCACGGCCTTCAGATTGTCCTTGCCTCTGTCAGCCAGGCTCCACTCCAAGTCTGCGTCTCAGGGAGACTCGAACCTCCAGTCCACCGTCAAGGAGTGTGAGAGCCAGTCCTCGCAGGGTGCTCATCCCCGCGCACTGACCAAGCAAGTGTCCGCCCCTTCTTCCCAGCTGTACGCCGTGTCCGAGGTGACGGGCGTGGGCAGCAGGTCTTCAGGGTCCTCGGGGAGGTCTGTGTCCAGCAGCGAGTCCTCCCTGCCCTCCCTGTCGGACTGCGGGCAGGGCGGGTACCTGGACATGAGCGCGGGGCTGGGTCACCGCTCCCGGGACACGTTGAGCTCGAGCAGCTCCGCGGCGGCGCTGTCTGACGTGGACGGCGACTCGAGCCTGACGTACGTGTCCATGTCCAGCGGCCGCTCCACGCCCAGCACGTCCACCCTGACGCTGGGCCCCGGGGACCAGGCCACGCCCACCAACTCCCCGCGCCTGCAGCACGACACGTACCGCGTCAGCCCCGTCACCCTGGCTGgaccaccccccaaacaccccccgctcccctcctcctccttttcttcctccggGGGCCCTGGCCGGCAGTCACCGCCCGGCTCCTCCCACCCTCcggcgtcgtcgtcatcgtcgtcgtcacggAGCAATTCCCTGACCCCCACTGGAAGACAGTCCCTGGGCAGTTTCTCTGCCAGCGCCAGCACGCAGGCGGTGCCGGCGTCGTGGGTCGTGGGTCGGGGGAGCAACAGGACTCCCTCCGAGGACAGCGGGTTCAGTTCTCCCACCACGCCCACCACGGCTGGTGCGGGTACTCACCAccttcactatcaccaccaccaccacccggcgcACTCAGCCAAAGACGTGACACCACTCACCACCCGGCTGCATGATACAGACGTTGTTGGTAAAgagggtggtgtgtacagtgacgATCCCAGAAAGGTTCGAACCTCTACCCCACCATCACAGCTGTCGATTGGGCAGAAGCACGAACCCCTCAGAGTCTCTCAGACTTTGGATGCACGCACCCCCACGTCGGATCTGTACAGGGCAGCAGCACCCAACGAGCTCCATCAGACCAGCAGACCCGGCGGTGACGGGTCCGTGAGACCCAAGACACGGTCACAGTCTGTAGCGGAGACGACGGCGGGGCTAGGTCCTCCTTCACGCTCACAGTCACAGCAACGCACGTGCCTGTCCAAAAGCCTGTCCTGCCCCACAGGGGTGGCGGCAGAAGCCGTGGGGGTGACGCGCGCGGACTCCTACCGCAACGCGGTGCGCAACACGCAGGGCATTGTGGGGGACGTGGCCACCCGGAACTCCTCGTACCGCCTGGCCACCCGGGACGACGACCCGTGGTCCGATGACCGCATGGACGCCGCCAACACGTGGGGCGGAAGGAGGGCGTCGGGGAGCCGCGACACGCGCCGCATGGGCATCACGGACATCGACCAGCTCAAGTGCTACGACAGCGACAGCTCTTCTGGccgaacctcctcctcctcctcctccctcagtgccaaacacccctcctcctcctcctcctcttcctccaaagGCTTCGCCGGCATCCACTCCTCCCGCAAGAAGATGAAGCCCGAGGTGCAGAACTTGTTGAGAGCGGACAAGACCCCCTCCCCGGAAGTGAAGAGAATGACCAAAGTGTCCGGCAAGGGCGCCAAAGACAAGGACAAGGCCAAAACCACATCCTCCACCTACATTCGCTTCGACCCCATCTTCGAGCAGGGCGACGACATGTACTCGTCCACAGACACCCTTCGCGCGGAGTCCGTGGAGATGATCGCCTCTGAGGACGGGTACCTGATGGGGGAGAAGGTGGTGGGGCACCTGCCGCCGGGAAAGGTCAAGGGCAAGAAGCCGGTGGACGAGAAAGCGGTGATGTCCATTCTGGACAGCATCAAAACCACCATCAGGTCCATGTCGGGAGGCGGCAAGAGCTCTGCTGACAAGGACTCGTGGAAGTACGAAGGAGGGGTTTAA